The Mesorhizobium koreense genome includes a window with the following:
- a CDS encoding ABC transporter substrate-binding protein, which translates to MTKGQKFDICMNRRRLLQAGAVMGAAGLFPPVAFADGQKVAAAIGVDMWYINYIVAEEKGFWKKNGLEVSIAHFDNGAVALDAIVTGNGDIGSATNMSMMQRVSRGAKMYSVSSMAASGKLYSIISGKELTKPQDLIGKKLGLAKDGILEFLYMQFANNNGIGLDQIELVNISPPEAVAALTRKDVDAVMFWEPWPTKVLELVPDTHTLRQLSDDNIFVTNWLFMGEALMADKPRAEATMHTLIESSEWIMANKDEVIEIGARRLKTDPANARFQYEKLEYKMEFPKERYEKDFKAQADFNLSKGLLKTVPALADVARPEIMQAVAPERAAGW; encoded by the coding sequence ATGACGAAAGGCCAGAAATTCGACATATGCATGAACAGGCGTCGCCTGCTGCAGGCCGGCGCGGTAATGGGTGCCGCCGGACTATTTCCGCCTGTGGCATTTGCGGACGGGCAGAAGGTTGCAGCGGCCATAGGCGTCGACATGTGGTACATCAACTACATCGTCGCCGAGGAAAAGGGCTTCTGGAAGAAGAACGGCCTCGAAGTGTCGATCGCGCATTTCGACAACGGTGCTGTCGCGCTGGACGCAATTGTCACCGGCAACGGCGACATCGGCTCGGCCACCAATATGTCGATGATGCAGCGCGTATCCCGCGGTGCAAAGATGTACAGCGTCTCCTCGATGGCAGCCAGCGGCAAGCTCTATTCCATCATATCCGGCAAGGAACTGACCAAGCCGCAGGACCTGATCGGCAAGAAGCTTGGGCTTGCCAAGGATGGGATTCTCGAATTCCTCTACATGCAGTTCGCGAACAACAACGGGATAGGGCTCGACCAGATCGAACTTGTCAACATCTCGCCGCCGGAGGCGGTCGCCGCGCTGACGCGCAAGGATGTCGACGCGGTCATGTTCTGGGAACCCTGGCCGACCAAGGTGCTTGAGCTGGTGCCCGACACACATACGCTACGCCAGCTTTCAGACGACAACATCTTCGTTACCAACTGGTTGTTCATGGGCGAGGCGCTGATGGCCGACAAGCCGCGCGCCGAGGCCACGATGCATACCCTCATCGAGAGCTCGGAGTGGATCATGGCCAACAAGGACGAGGTGATCGAGATCGGGGCGCGTCGCCTGAAGACCGATCCGGCCAATGCGCGCTTCCAGTACGAGAAGCTCGAGTACAAGATGGAGTTCCCGAAGGAGCGCTACGAGAAGGACTTCAAGGCACAGGCCGATTTCAACCTCTCGAAAGGACTGTTGAAGACGGTGCCGGCGCTTGCCGACGTAGCACGTCCGGAGATCATGCAGGCAGTCGCGCCTGAGCGCGCGGCCGGCTGGTAA
- a CDS encoding enoyl-CoA hydratase/isomerase family protein produces MNEIIYESGDGIARIVLNRAEKRNAINEAMAIGLYEAWKRFQSSDDRVAVVIPAGDDFSVGADIKSRPQNFPLAIPGIGVDVTKPVVIAVDGWCTGGAVVMVQMADICVATERAKFLYPEAKRGFTGGMIAGIANRIPHKIAMEMMLLGDEISARRAYEVGFVNKLVAPEELNAVAMDYARRLTRCAPLVVAQLKQMAAELVPLGSAERGAQLRYALQAIRESDDAKEGVASFIEKRMPVFTGKL; encoded by the coding sequence ATGAACGAGATAATCTACGAATCTGGCGACGGCATCGCCCGCATCGTCCTCAACAGGGCGGAGAAGCGAAACGCGATCAATGAGGCGATGGCTATAGGCCTCTACGAGGCCTGGAAGCGTTTCCAGTCGAGTGACGATCGTGTCGCGGTAGTTATCCCGGCGGGTGATGACTTTTCTGTTGGTGCCGACATCAAGTCACGGCCGCAGAATTTTCCACTTGCGATTCCCGGGATCGGCGTCGACGTGACCAAGCCCGTCGTCATCGCGGTCGACGGCTGGTGTACCGGCGGCGCGGTGGTAATGGTGCAGATGGCCGACATCTGCGTAGCGACCGAGCGTGCGAAGTTCCTCTATCCGGAAGCCAAGCGCGGTTTCACGGGCGGCATGATCGCCGGAATTGCAAACCGTATCCCGCACAAGATAGCGATGGAGATGATGCTGCTTGGCGACGAGATTTCGGCGCGCCGGGCCTACGAGGTCGGCTTCGTCAATAAGCTTGTCGCTCCCGAGGAGCTAAATGCTGTGGCGATGGACTATGCACGGCGCTTGACAAGGTGCGCGCCCCTAGTCGTCGCCCAGTTGAAGCAAATGGCTGCCGAGCTTGTACCGCTAGGATCCGCTGAGCGCGGTGCACAACTGCGTTACGCGCTCCAAGCGATCCGCGAAAGCGATGACGCGAAGGAGGGCGTGGCGAGTTTCATCGAGAAGCGGATGCCGGTATTCACCGGAAAGCTGTAA
- a CDS encoding ABC transporter ATP-binding protein — MPIGHTEAAVTAARPRHAPSTRIALDVQNVGLRYQTAKRKDGPLVLSGASLEIRHGEFFCLLGPSGCGKTSMLTLMAGFLKPTEGRLTLDGKVIDKPEADRGVVFQGEDALFPWLTALDNVAFGLKMRGMGKAERYAKAEQFLELVGLRGQGQKYPTEMSGGMKQRVQIARVLVNDPKILLMDEPFGAVDAQTRSRLQDELVEIWQKTGKTIVFITHDISESVLLADRVGVMSKGPGSHIASIVGIDMPRPRYRGSPAFGVMWEQINNLIESQEG; from the coding sequence ATGCCCATCGGGCACACCGAGGCAGCCGTTACCGCGGCTCGCCCACGGCATGCACCTTCCACCAGGATAGCGCTCGACGTGCAGAATGTCGGGCTGCGCTATCAGACGGCCAAGCGCAAGGATGGACCGTTGGTCCTGTCGGGTGCGTCGCTGGAGATCAGGCATGGCGAGTTCTTCTGCCTTCTCGGCCCCAGCGGTTGCGGCAAGACTTCGATGCTGACCCTGATGGCGGGCTTCCTGAAGCCGACGGAGGGGCGGCTTACACTCGACGGCAAGGTCATCGACAAGCCGGAGGCGGATCGCGGCGTGGTTTTCCAGGGTGAGGACGCGCTGTTTCCCTGGCTGACCGCGCTCGACAACGTCGCGTTCGGCCTAAAGATGCGAGGCATGGGCAAGGCCGAGCGATACGCCAAGGCGGAGCAGTTCCTCGAACTGGTCGGCTTGCGCGGACAGGGCCAAAAATATCCTACCGAGATGTCGGGCGGCATGAAGCAGCGGGTGCAGATCGCCCGGGTGCTGGTCAACGATCCGAAGATTCTGCTTATGGACGAACCGTTCGGTGCCGTGGACGCGCAGACGCGCTCGCGGCTGCAGGACGAACTCGTCGAGATATGGCAGAAGACGGGCAAAACCATCGTCTTCATCACGCACGACATCAGCGAGTCCGTCTTATTGGCCGACCGCGTCGGCGTGATGAGCAAGGGACCGGGCTCCCATATCGCCAGCATCGTCGGGATCGACATGCCGCGGCCGCGTTATCGCGGCAGCCCAGCCTTCGGCGTTATGTGGGAACAGATCAATAATCTGATCGAAAGTCAGGAGGGGTAG
- a CDS encoding cysteine hydrolase family protein produces MTEKQTAVFGKTPMWDMVDWEDLYKPEESALLVIDPQNDILKKEGNMDYYGMWQDAPRTIEAIGALVRGARARRVPVFWFRYVRLANGKDVFPNSLVSARLKMLRSRIPNIFADGSWDIDIVDELKELMEDEDFIIDKHASGCFEGTMLEKYLRQMGVKNLVLCGYLTDFCVASTARTGYDKGYGTILVSDACNTHNADLHRAAVDMHRWYLGPVISTNKAVSLMGG; encoded by the coding sequence ATGACTGAAAAGCAGACTGCGGTTTTCGGAAAGACCCCGATGTGGGACATGGTCGACTGGGAGGACCTCTACAAGCCTGAGGAGTCGGCCCTGCTCGTCATCGACCCGCAGAACGACATCCTCAAGAAGGAAGGCAACATGGATTACTATGGTATGTGGCAGGATGCGCCACGTACCATAGAAGCCATCGGCGCGCTCGTCCGTGGCGCCCGCGCCCGTAGGGTTCCGGTTTTCTGGTTCCGCTACGTGCGGCTTGCCAACGGCAAGGACGTGTTCCCGAATTCGCTGGTGTCCGCGCGGCTCAAGATGCTGCGGTCACGCATCCCGAACATCTTCGCAGACGGTTCGTGGGACATCGACATCGTCGACGAACTGAAAGAGCTGATGGAGGACGAGGACTTCATCATCGACAAGCACGCTTCCGGCTGCTTCGAGGGCACCATGCTCGAAAAATACCTGCGACAGATGGGGGTCAAGAACTTGGTCCTTTGCGGCTATCTTACGGATTTCTGTGTGGCGAGCACAGCGCGCACCGGATACGACAAGGGGTATGGAACCATTCTGGTTTCCGACGCCTGCAACACGCACAATGCCGACCTGCACAGGGCCGCTGTTGACATGCACCGCTGGTATCTCGGCCCTGTCATCTCCACGAACAAGGCCGTCTCGCTGATGGGCGGCTGA
- a CDS encoding molybdopterin-dependent oxidoreductase, translating into MTKRAARALAMTHWGSYEAEVADGRLRRLSPIEIDADPSRIGAFDPAVLESPTRIRTPMIREGFFAGHGTSYRRRGEDAFVPVSWNEASDLVAAELTRVRDQHGNASIFGGSYGWASAGRFHHAQSQLHRFLNVLGGYTGAVNTYSYAAAEVILPHVNGDTSGLEYGHTSWPVIAQNTELFVLFGGIPLKNSQVSAGGVGAHHTRAGLKLCREAGVEFVNIGPIASDAADFLDARQLWIRPNSDTAMMLALAFTIVTEGLHARDFLATHCVGFDKVREYLLGTADGQPKTPEWAAPLTEIPADAIRALAREMAGRRTMISVAWSLQRADHGEQPYWAAMTLAAVLGQIGLPGGGIGFGYGATNRVGAGARPFTWSSLPQFDNPVRQRIPVARITDMLLDPGGEVDYDGTRVCFPDIKLIYWAGGNPFHHHQDLSRLADAWQKPDAVIVHEMWWTATARHADIVLPVASPFERNDIGCARGENHIVAMRQLIEPVGQSQSDFEIFSGIAERLQLRSQFRGDRDEMGWLRHLYDGCRTTGAEQGIDFPDFETFWREGIFELPRPAEEPVLWKGFRSDPAANPLPTPSGRFELYSERIAGFGYPDCAGHAKWYEPAEWLGSSKAAEWPIHLISNQPQTRLHSQYDHASVSKAAKVSGREPIWINPVDAATRGIADGDLVRVFNVRGSCLAGAVVTDRIRPSVAQLATGAWYDPETEGPERGMDRHGNVNVLTRDAGTSRLAQGPIAQSLLVQIERFDGEPPIMRAFDPPPISERREPTRRSPSG; encoded by the coding sequence ATGACAAAACGGGCCGCGCGTGCGCTCGCGATGACGCATTGGGGTTCCTACGAGGCCGAGGTGGCCGACGGCCGCCTCCGACGCCTCAGCCCGATAGAGATCGATGCCGATCCCTCACGGATCGGCGCTTTCGATCCCGCGGTGCTGGAATCGCCGACGCGCATCCGAACCCCCATGATTCGGGAGGGCTTCTTTGCGGGCCACGGCACGTCGTATCGCCGTCGCGGCGAGGATGCGTTCGTGCCGGTCTCATGGAATGAGGCAAGCGACCTGGTAGCGGCGGAACTCACCCGCGTTCGGGACCAGCATGGCAATGCCTCCATTTTCGGTGGCTCGTACGGCTGGGCAAGTGCCGGCCGGTTCCACCATGCCCAGAGCCAACTCCATCGTTTCCTCAATGTACTCGGCGGCTACACCGGCGCGGTCAATACCTACAGCTACGCTGCGGCAGAGGTTATCCTGCCGCACGTCAATGGAGATACGTCCGGCCTGGAATACGGCCACACCTCTTGGCCTGTCATCGCGCAGAACACGGAACTCTTCGTTCTGTTCGGCGGAATCCCGCTCAAGAATTCGCAGGTGTCGGCCGGTGGCGTGGGCGCGCATCATACCCGCGCCGGGCTGAAGCTCTGCCGCGAGGCGGGGGTCGAATTCGTGAACATTGGTCCGATCGCAAGCGATGCTGCGGATTTCCTGGACGCCCGGCAACTCTGGATACGTCCGAATTCGGACACGGCGATGATGTTGGCGCTGGCATTCACCATCGTGACCGAAGGCCTGCACGCACGCGATTTTCTTGCCACGCACTGCGTGGGCTTCGATAAGGTACGGGAATATCTCCTCGGGACCGCGGACGGCCAGCCGAAGACGCCCGAATGGGCCGCGCCGCTCACCGAGATCCCTGCTGACGCCATTCGGGCACTTGCAAGGGAGATGGCAGGGAGGCGCACGATGATCAGCGTTGCCTGGTCATTGCAACGCGCCGACCATGGCGAGCAGCCCTATTGGGCGGCAATGACTCTGGCCGCCGTGCTTGGCCAGATCGGCCTTCCCGGCGGTGGCATCGGCTTCGGCTATGGCGCGACCAATCGGGTGGGCGCGGGCGCTCGCCCGTTTACCTGGAGTTCACTGCCTCAATTCGACAATCCCGTTCGCCAACGCATCCCGGTCGCCCGCATCACCGACATGCTGCTCGATCCCGGCGGTGAGGTCGACTACGACGGTACGCGGGTCTGCTTTCCCGACATCAAGTTGATCTACTGGGCGGGCGGTAACCCGTTCCACCATCACCAGGACCTCTCCCGCCTTGCCGATGCATGGCAGAAGCCGGATGCCGTCATAGTCCATGAGATGTGGTGGACCGCGACCGCACGCCATGCCGACATCGTCCTGCCCGTTGCAAGCCCGTTCGAGCGCAATGATATCGGCTGCGCGCGTGGCGAGAACCATATCGTCGCGATGCGGCAGCTCATCGAGCCGGTAGGCCAATCGCAAAGTGACTTCGAAATCTTCTCCGGAATCGCCGAAAGGCTTCAACTGCGCAGCCAGTTCCGTGGCGATCGTGACGAAATGGGCTGGTTGCGTCATCTCTATGACGGGTGTCGGACAACGGGCGCCGAGCAGGGTATCGACTTTCCTGATTTCGAGACGTTTTGGCGCGAGGGCATCTTCGAATTGCCGCGCCCGGCCGAGGAGCCCGTGTTATGGAAAGGCTTCCGCAGCGACCCGGCCGCCAACCCCCTCCCGACACCCTCTGGCCGCTTCGAACTCTACTCGGAAAGGATCGCCGGCTTCGGCTATCCGGACTGTGCCGGGCACGCCAAATGGTACGAGCCGGCGGAATGGTTGGGCTCTTCCAAAGCGGCCGAATGGCCGATCCACTTGATCTCGAATCAGCCCCAGACACGCCTGCACAGCCAATATGATCACGCCAGCGTCAGCAAAGCGGCCAAGGTGTCCGGTCGGGAACCCATCTGGATCAATCCGGTCGATGCGGCAACGAGGGGTATTGCAGACGGTGACCTGGTACGCGTCTTCAACGTGCGCGGCTCCTGCCTTGCAGGCGCTGTGGTTACCGACCGCATCCGGCCTTCGGTTGCGCAACTCGCCACCGGAGCCTGGTACGATCCGGAGACGGAGGGGCCGGAGCGCGGCATGGATCGCCACGGGAATGTCAACGTCCTCACCCGCGATGCCGGCACGTCCCGCCTCGCCCAGGGTCCGATTGCCCAAAGCCTGCTCGTCCAGATAGAGCGCTTCGACGGCGAGCCGCCGATCATGCGCGCATTCGATCCCCCTCCAATATCGGAAAGACGGGAGCCGACGAGACGCAGTCCTTCTGGCTAA
- a CDS encoding IclR family transcriptional regulator codes for MDSTLLKGLSVLERVAMSEEPRGVTELAEELPLTKSNVHRILKTLEAAGYLTRDETTRRYKLTLKLWELGLSVVSKMDLRVQASPWLKGLSETTRETVHLSVLDGDEVIYIDKVDSSEPIQAYSHVGGRAPAHCVATGKALLSCRSNAFLNDLATRLKPYSEHTITDPARFLAEMEQIRKQGFALNLGEWREGVWGVAALIRDARGEVAGAVGISGPSFRIKERNIDNYVGPVMAAAEDISSRLGYRKNLLVRST; via the coding sequence ATGGATTCTACTTTGCTCAAGGGTCTTTCCGTTCTTGAGCGGGTGGCCATGTCTGAAGAGCCGCGCGGCGTGACCGAGTTGGCGGAAGAACTGCCGCTCACCAAGAGCAACGTGCATCGGATCCTCAAGACGCTGGAAGCCGCCGGCTACCTCACCCGGGACGAGACGACACGCCGTTACAAGTTGACCTTGAAGCTTTGGGAACTCGGCCTGAGCGTTGTTTCGAAGATGGATCTTCGCGTTCAGGCATCGCCCTGGCTCAAGGGGCTCAGCGAGACGACCCGCGAAACGGTCCATCTTTCGGTGCTCGACGGCGACGAGGTCATCTATATCGACAAAGTCGACAGCTCCGAGCCGATTCAGGCCTATTCGCATGTCGGCGGTCGCGCGCCCGCGCACTGTGTCGCAACCGGCAAGGCCCTGCTCTCCTGCCGCTCAAACGCTTTCCTCAACGACCTCGCAACCAGGCTGAAACCCTATTCGGAGCACACGATCACCGATCCGGCTCGTTTCCTGGCGGAAATGGAGCAAATCCGAAAGCAAGGTTTCGCGCTGAACCTGGGCGAGTGGCGCGAAGGCGTTTGGGGCGTGGCCGCCCTCATACGGGACGCGCGCGGCGAAGTAGCCGGCGCGGTAGGCATTTCCGGTCCGAGTTTCCGCATCAAGGAGCGCAACATCGATAACTATGTCGGCCCCGTGATGGCGGCTGCGGAAGATATCTCGTCACGGCTCGGCTATCGCAAGAACCTTCTCGTCCGTTCGACCTGA
- a CDS encoding ABC transporter permease: MTQLYERSAQATRGPSFLARFMEAAHMPLIYFGSILAALVVWQYVATNYFNPAFFPSPSIVLTTAWEMVLSGEIFVHSAISLQRIMLGFFIGSAVAIPLGLLMGSSRYIRAAFEPYTEFFRYVPAIAWLTPVVLWFGIGEISKVLIIVYTTVFIVAINTIVGVGNIAPNKFRAAASLGATPLKMFLYVTWPATLPFILTGMRLAMGNSFATVVSAEMVASDKGLGFLIFNSRLWMATDKIFVAIVCLGALGMAADRIFRMLIRRFAHQYGSAE; encoded by the coding sequence ATGACGCAGCTCTACGAGCGGTCAGCGCAGGCGACGAGAGGTCCTTCTTTCCTGGCCCGCTTCATGGAGGCGGCGCATATGCCGCTCATCTATTTCGGCTCGATCCTCGCCGCGCTGGTCGTCTGGCAGTATGTCGCGACAAATTATTTCAACCCGGCATTCTTCCCGAGCCCTTCTATCGTTCTAACGACCGCCTGGGAGATGGTTCTCAGCGGCGAGATATTCGTGCATTCGGCGATAAGCCTGCAGCGTATCATGCTCGGCTTCTTCATAGGGAGCGCGGTCGCCATTCCGCTTGGCCTGCTCATGGGCTCGAGCCGTTACATCCGCGCCGCCTTCGAGCCGTATACAGAGTTCTTCCGATATGTGCCGGCCATCGCCTGGCTCACCCCTGTGGTACTCTGGTTCGGTATTGGCGAGATCTCGAAGGTGCTGATCATCGTCTACACCACGGTCTTCATCGTCGCGATCAACACGATCGTGGGCGTCGGAAATATCGCGCCCAACAAGTTCCGAGCGGCGGCATCGCTTGGCGCGACGCCGCTGAAGATGTTCCTGTACGTGACATGGCCGGCAACGCTTCCCTTTATACTGACGGGCATGCGGCTCGCGATGGGCAACTCCTTTGCCACGGTGGTGTCGGCCGAGATGGTGGCATCCGATAAGGGGCTCGGCTTCCTGATCTTCAATTCACGCCTTTGGATGGCGACAGACAAGATCTTCGTCGCTATCGTCTGCCTCGGTGCGCTCGGCATGGCTGCCGATCGCATCTTCCGCATGCTGATCCGCCGTTTTGCGCATCAGTACGGTTCGGCCGAGTAG
- a CDS encoding cysteine dioxygenase, translated as MVKIEGRLKLRRFIADMTLLVHEAHGDEAMILENGRQLLADLISTDDWLPQRFSEPNALKYRQYLLHCDPLGRFSVVSFVWGPGQSTPIHDHTTWGIVGVLRGAELSQGYDLVEGVPVGGRIERLERGEVACVSPIVGDIHKVFNALDDRASVSIHVYGGNIGQISRHVYDDEGRISSFVSGYHNDMLPNLWVA; from the coding sequence ATGGTCAAGATCGAAGGGAGGTTGAAGCTCCGCCGGTTTATCGCCGACATGACGCTCCTCGTTCATGAAGCCCACGGCGACGAGGCGATGATCCTGGAAAACGGGCGGCAACTGCTGGCCGACCTGATCTCGACCGATGATTGGCTGCCCCAGCGCTTCTCTGAACCGAACGCCCTCAAATACCGTCAATATCTGCTGCATTGCGATCCCCTGGGCCGCTTCTCCGTGGTGAGCTTCGTCTGGGGTCCGGGGCAGAGCACGCCGATACACGACCATACCACATGGGGGATCGTCGGTGTGCTGCGCGGCGCCGAGCTTTCCCAAGGCTACGATCTGGTCGAGGGAGTTCCCGTGGGAGGCAGGATCGAGCGGCTCGAGAGGGGCGAGGTGGCATGTGTGTCTCCGATCGTCGGCGACATCCACAAGGTCTTCAATGCGCTCGACGACCGCGCATCGGTCAGTATCCATGTCTATGGCGGCAACATCGGCCAGATCAGCCGCCACGTCTACGATGACGAAGGCCGCATCTCGTCCTTCGTGTCGGGGTATCACAACGACATGCTTCCCAATCTTTGGGTAGCGTGA
- a CDS encoding enoyl-CoA hydratase/isomerase family protein, with protein sequence MGPAVSVEWRGRAMVATLAVPTAGNALSVAMVEALHGVVDAAEEGRAALLCLRNQGNRFCTGFDLTAVEDETDASLLARFVRIEMLLTRVHSAPFATLAFASGTATGAGADLYASCSRRYCGPDAKFSFPGAGFGLVLGTGRLAALVGASSAQELVASGRTIDAQESMRLGLSNAMIACDDFEAVLESETQAAARLDRHTLASVRSLLAGRDADRDLAALVRSAARAGLKDRIVAHLARVKAGRASAAVMGNAYE encoded by the coding sequence ATGGGTCCTGCAGTCTCTGTCGAGTGGCGCGGCCGCGCCATGGTTGCCACGCTCGCAGTGCCGACTGCCGGCAACGCATTGTCGGTCGCCATGGTCGAGGCACTGCATGGCGTGGTCGACGCGGCCGAGGAAGGTCGGGCGGCGCTTCTCTGCCTCCGCAACCAAGGCAACCGGTTCTGCACCGGCTTCGACCTGACAGCGGTCGAGGACGAGACGGATGCCAGCCTGCTTGCCCGGTTCGTGCGTATCGAGATGCTGCTCACACGAGTTCATTCCGCTCCATTCGCCACACTTGCTTTCGCCTCAGGCACGGCAACAGGGGCCGGAGCTGATCTCTACGCATCGTGTTCTCGACGCTATTGTGGACCTGATGCGAAGTTCTCTTTTCCAGGCGCGGGCTTTGGACTCGTGCTTGGGACCGGACGCCTCGCGGCGCTGGTCGGTGCGTCGTCCGCGCAGGAACTGGTGGCGTCGGGGCGCACGATCGACGCGCAGGAATCGATGAGACTCGGACTGAGCAACGCCATGATCGCATGTGACGATTTCGAAGCAGTCCTCGAATCCGAGACGCAGGCGGCGGCCCGTCTGGATCGGCATACGCTTGCATCCGTGCGCAGCCTGCTTGCCGGCCGCGATGCCGATCGGGATCTCGCCGCGCTTGTGCGCTCGGCCGCGCGAGCGGGTCTCAAAGATCGCATCGTCGCACACCTCGCACGTGTGAAAGCCGGGCGTGCATCTGCCGCCGTGATGGGGAATGCATATGAATGA
- a CDS encoding acetate--CoA ligase family protein — protein sequence MNDMTSGAAGQRDTVEDLRTILSPRGVALVGATDDVSKFGGRALRYLLRHGFEGGIYPINPSRTEVLGLPCFPSIAAIGKTVDVALLLVPGRHLLSAVEECGAAGLRGAIVVTSDFAEAGAEGARRQEELVAAGRRAGVRLIGPNCLGFVNPARKLALSSSVALAVDRLPCGAIGMVSQSGSVMASMLSHAYDDGSGFSVCATVGNQADIDACDFIDYFAEDPATRVVCAYLEGVTDGARLIASASRCRAAGKPLLIVKSGRTAAGAAIAQSHTASLAGSYEVLEAVCRRHSAVLLDDPENMIKTAEFLAAYGVPRTDGIAALTPSGGTAAITGDRISAAGLRLAEPNASTVAKLRAIFGTTRHVNPLDVGGMPADKMMEAAVRPIEIFAADPDVGTIAVAIATSPALEKKAAEWSQAAEHCSKPVMFVVTPGSVLDPVRKVLRDHGRPYCNTMDQAIAVLRASAAATTGEGADVPVRPTDMPHPVEAARALQPGRLLEPEAKLLLSAAGIPVTREMVARDVDAAVEFAETLGGPVVLKIVSREIVHKSDIGGVKVGLGGEGAVRAGWDGIMASVATHAPEAKLEGLLVQEMAGAATEMIVGARWDPQFGPTVLVGMGGVQVELIRDVRIALAPLSPGQAADLVRTLRLWPLLDGYRGRPKADMEALCDALACLSWLVADLDGRLTDIEINPLFVREAGKGVLAVDARGVLA from the coding sequence ATGAATGACATGACGTCCGGAGCCGCCGGCCAGCGCGACACGGTCGAGGATCTGCGCACGATATTGTCGCCGCGCGGCGTGGCCCTCGTCGGCGCCACGGACGACGTCTCGAAGTTCGGTGGCCGCGCGTTGCGCTATTTGCTCCGGCACGGCTTCGAAGGGGGCATCTACCCGATCAACCCATCGCGGACGGAAGTCCTCGGCCTGCCTTGCTTTCCAAGCATCGCGGCCATCGGAAAAACAGTCGACGTTGCGCTTCTGCTTGTGCCCGGCCGGCATCTGCTCTCGGCCGTGGAGGAATGCGGCGCGGCCGGCTTGCGTGGCGCCATCGTGGTCACCTCCGACTTCGCGGAGGCCGGGGCGGAAGGCGCTCGGCGTCAGGAGGAACTTGTCGCGGCGGGGCGCCGCGCAGGTGTTCGTCTGATCGGGCCCAACTGCCTCGGCTTTGTAAATCCCGCCAGGAAGCTTGCTCTTTCCTCTTCCGTCGCCCTCGCAGTCGACAGGTTGCCGTGCGGCGCTATCGGGATGGTGAGTCAGAGCGGCTCCGTGATGGCTTCTATGCTCAGTCATGCCTATGACGATGGCAGCGGCTTCAGCGTCTGCGCGACTGTCGGCAACCAGGCCGACATCGACGCTTGTGACTTCATCGACTATTTTGCCGAGGATCCCGCTACACGGGTCGTCTGCGCCTATCTCGAAGGGGTGACAGACGGCGCGAGGCTGATCGCCTCGGCATCACGCTGCCGTGCAGCGGGGAAGCCGCTGCTGATCGTCAAGTCGGGACGCACCGCTGCGGGCGCCGCGATCGCGCAGTCGCACACGGCAAGCCTTGCGGGTTCATACGAGGTGCTGGAGGCCGTGTGCCGGAGGCATTCGGCCGTGCTGCTCGACGACCCGGAGAACATGATCAAGACAGCCGAGTTCCTCGCCGCCTATGGCGTGCCTCGCACCGATGGTATCGCGGCGCTGACCCCGTCGGGCGGAACGGCCGCGATCACCGGCGACCGCATCTCCGCGGCGGGGCTGCGGCTCGCCGAGCCGAATGCATCGACCGTGGCCAAGCTTCGCGCGATCTTCGGCACGACGCGCCACGTCAATCCGCTCGATGTCGGCGGCATGCCCGCAGACAAGATGATGGAGGCCGCGGTGCGGCCGATCGAGATCTTCGCCGCGGACCCGGATGTGGGCACCATCGCGGTGGCGATCGCGACCTCGCCGGCACTGGAAAAGAAGGCGGCCGAATGGTCGCAGGCCGCGGAGCATTGCAGCAAGCCCGTTATGTTCGTGGTTACGCCTGGTTCGGTGCTCGACCCTGTGCGCAAGGTGCTGCGCGACCACGGACGGCCCTACTGCAACACCATGGACCAAGCGATCGCGGTGCTACGTGCCTCGGCAGCAGCAACGACCGGGGAAGGGGCGGACGTACCGGTCCGCCCAACGGACATGCCTCATCCCGTTGAAGCAGCACGGGCACTGCAGCCGGGACGGCTCCTCGAGCCGGAAGCCAAGTTGCTGCTCTCCGCCGCCGGCATCCCGGTCACCCGTGAGATGGTGGCGAGGGATGTCGACGCGGCCGTCGAATTCGCGGAAACGCTGGGCGGGCCGGTGGTGCTGAAGATCGTCTCGCGCGAGATCGTGCACAAATCCGACATTGGCGGCGTCAAGGTTGGGCTCGGCGGCGAAGGAGCGGTCCGGGCCGGCTGGGACGGGATCATGGCAAGCGTTGCCACGCACGCGCCGGAGGCGAAACTGGAAGGCCTGCTTGTCCAGGAGATGGCTGGTGCTGCGACAGAGATGATCGTCGGTGCACGCTGGGATCCGCAGTTCGGGCCGACCGTGCTCGTCGGCATGGGAGGGGTGCAGGTCGAGCTCATTCGCGACGTCCGCATCGCTCTCGCCCCGCTCTCGCCAGGGCAGGCGGCCGACCTGGTGCGGACCTTGAGGCTATGGCCGCTGCTCGACGGCTACCGTGGTCGGCCGAAAGCGGACATGGAGGCACTCTGCGACGCGCTGGCATGTCTATCATGGTTGGTCGCGGACCTGGACGGACGGCTGACGGATATCGAGATCAACCCGCTCTTCGTGCGTGAGGCGGGCAAGGGAGTGCTTGCCGTTGATGCGCGTGGCGTGCTCGCCTGA